One region of Esox lucius isolate fEsoLuc1 chromosome 17, fEsoLuc1.pri, whole genome shotgun sequence genomic DNA includes:
- the LOC105016863 gene encoding protein B4, producing the protein MPPKKAATSEVIPESSDAPKKDEKVLAKAKSDSSKAPPVARKPALHPPTMVMVKEAITELDSRKGVSLQAIRGYITEKYPSVDPIRLKYMIRKALSKGIEGGVLVRPTNSTATGAQGRFRLAVRAKVKAPKLKTTENTDPNLEKAPQTAKAGPKAKETDAEKKKPVTKKQKTSEDAKPKKAAKVASASKVPPAKKPKAKKPAEGVAEDQSKPKAKTTRAAKGEGASEGAAKTKKVKAKASQKPAAGGNGETALPKTTGKRGKKAVVVAAAAE; encoded by the exons ATGCCACCTAAAAAAGCTGCAACCTCTGAAGTAATTCCAGAGTCTTCTGATGCACCCAAGAAAGATGAAAAAGTGTTGGCAAAAGCCAAATCAG ATTCCAGCAAGGCACCACCTGTGGCACGGAAACCTGCTCTTCATCCACCAACAATGGTCATGGTGAAAGAAGCGATTACGGAGTTGGACTCAAGGAAGGGTGTCTCCTTGCAGGCCATTCGTGGCTACATAACTGAGAAATATCCATCTGTGGACCCTATAAGGTTGAAATACATGATACGCAAGGCTCTGAGCAAAGGAATCGAGGGAGGGGTTTTGGTTAGGCCAACAAACTCAACAGCCACCGGCGCCCAGGGGAGGTTCCGG CTAGCAGTCAGGGCTAAGGTGAAGGCGCCCAAGCTAAAGACCACTGAGAACACGGATCCCAATCTAGAGAAGGCTCCACAGACTGCCAAGGCTGGACCCAAGGCCAAGGAGACAG ATGCTGAGAAAAAAAAGCCTGTGACTAAAAAGCAGAAGACTTCAGAG GACGCAAAACCTAAGAAGGCTGCCAAAGTAGCGTCTGCTTCTAAGGTACCTCCTGCTAAGAAGCCTAAGGCCAAGAAGCCTGCCGAGGGGGTGGCCGAGGACCAGTCCAAACCCAAAGCAAAGACCACCAGGGCGGCCAAGGGCGAGGGGGCGAGCGAGGGGGCAGCCAAGACAAAAAAAGTAAAGGCTAAAGCTTCCCAGAAGCCTGCAGCGGGCGGCAACGGTGAGACTGCCCTTCCTAAAACCACAGGGAAACGAGGCAAGAAAGCGGTGGTAGTGGCGGCAGCAGCAGAGTGA